One Bombus pascuorum chromosome 4, iyBomPasc1.1, whole genome shotgun sequence DNA segment encodes these proteins:
- the LOC132906143 gene encoding uncharacterized protein LOC132906143 isoform X2 produces MTMLAAMEATSNKRNITNMYEDAILPEYNVTTTASGAASKTSHFETDLHGNVNILLGGAMLSGVIMVVLLMCYCCHKSIRKNRPQEYPQYWRTEPDVHSLEVFTTEAHAACCDRQSTGEGNLDESTYGALSCPVTPNSGPGPPPTYDSLIFDSRSLPNFIDKKPEGAETPGIIIPSMMSTLLNLSTTVRSTECNEATEQEISDEGLPSYEAALKLDANGYV; encoded by the exons ATGACAATGCTCGCCGCTATGGAAGCTACTTCGAACAAGCGTAATATCACGAACATGTATGAGGATGCCATTTTACCAGAATACAATGTCACCACGACAGCAAGCGGAGCGGCTAGTAAGACGAGTCACTTCGAGACCGATTTGCATGGGAATGTTAACATTCTTCTCGGCGG GGCGATGCTCAGCGGCGTGATTATGGTCGTCCTACTGATGTGCTACTGTTGTCACAAGAGCATCCGGAAGAACCGACCGCAAGAGTACCCGCAATACTGGAGGACAGAGCCAGACGTGCATAGCCTCGAGGTCTTCACCACGGAAGCTCACGCTGCT TGCTGCGATAGACAATCGACGGGCGAGGGAAACTTGGACGAAAGCACTTACGGTGCCCTTTCGTGCCCCGTGACGCCAAACTCTGGTCCTGGACCACCGCCGACCTACGACAGTCTGATCTTCGACTCGAGAAGCCTGCCCAACTTCATCGACAAGAAGCCCGAAGGTGCGGAGACGCCAGGAATTATAATCCCTTCCATGATGTCTACGTTACTAAACTTGAGCACGACCGTGAGATCCACGGAATGCAACGAGGCCACGGAACAAGAAATTTCCGACGAAGGATTGCCTTCTTACGAAGCCGCCTTAAAGTTGGACGCGAACGGCTACGTGTAA
- the LOC132906143 gene encoding uncharacterized protein LOC132906143 isoform X1, which produces MSYDSSPSVKRTAFRRTMTMLAAMEATSNKRNITNMYEDAILPEYNVTTTASGAASKTSHFETDLHGNVNILLGGAMLSGVIMVVLLMCYCCHKSIRKNRPQEYPQYWRTEPDVHSLEVFTTEAHAACCDRQSTGEGNLDESTYGALSCPVTPNSGPGPPPTYDSLIFDSRSLPNFIDKKPEGAETPGIIIPSMMSTLLNLSTTVRSTECNEATEQEISDEGLPSYEAALKLDANGYV; this is translated from the exons ATGTCCTACGACTCGAGTCCATCGGTGAAAAG GACCGCGTTTCGGCGAACGATGACAATGCTCGCCGCTATGGAAGCTACTTCGAACAAGCGTAATATCACGAACATGTATGAGGATGCCATTTTACCAGAATACAATGTCACCACGACAGCAAGCGGAGCGGCTAGTAAGACGAGTCACTTCGAGACCGATTTGCATGGGAATGTTAACATTCTTCTCGGCGG GGCGATGCTCAGCGGCGTGATTATGGTCGTCCTACTGATGTGCTACTGTTGTCACAAGAGCATCCGGAAGAACCGACCGCAAGAGTACCCGCAATACTGGAGGACAGAGCCAGACGTGCATAGCCTCGAGGTCTTCACCACGGAAGCTCACGCTGCT TGCTGCGATAGACAATCGACGGGCGAGGGAAACTTGGACGAAAGCACTTACGGTGCCCTTTCGTGCCCCGTGACGCCAAACTCTGGTCCTGGACCACCGCCGACCTACGACAGTCTGATCTTCGACTCGAGAAGCCTGCCCAACTTCATCGACAAGAAGCCCGAAGGTGCGGAGACGCCAGGAATTATAATCCCTTCCATGATGTCTACGTTACTAAACTTGAGCACGACCGTGAGATCCACGGAATGCAACGAGGCCACGGAACAAGAAATTTCCGACGAAGGATTGCCTTCTTACGAAGCCGCCTTAAAGTTGGACGCGAACGGCTACGTGTAA